Genomic window (Fundidesulfovibrio terrae):
GGCTTGAGCGCCGCCTTCATGGCCGCCTCGGCCGGGGGCATGGGGCCCCAGCCCAAGATGACCTGGCAGCTCCTGGCCGGAAGCGGCGGCGCGGTGATGCTCATCGTGGCCCTGGCGGCCATGCTCTCCGCCCGCAGGGTGCTGAAACTCGAATCCGCCGTGGTGTTCAAGGCTTGACCATGCACGACGCATCCATCTCGGTGTGCTGCAGGGGCGTCACCAAGTCCTTCGGGTCCGGCGAAACCAGGACTCAGGCCCTGCGCGGCGTGGACCTGGACGTGCGCGCCGGGGAACTCTTCATGCTGGTGGGGCCCTCCGGGTGCGGCAAGACCACCCTCATCTCCGTGATGGCGGGTATCCTGGACCAGGACGAAGGCGCGTGCGCCCTGCTCGGCCAGGACATGTCCCTGCTGTCTCCCCGGGAGCGCACGGTGTTCAGGGGCAGGAACATCGGGTTCGTGTTCCAGGCCTTCAACCTGGTGCCCACGCTCACGGCTGTCGAGAACGCCTGCCTGCCGCTGCTCATAAACGGTGTCCCCCGGACGAAGGCGCTGGACGTCGCCGCGGCCAGACTTGAAGAGGTGGGGCTTTCCGGGCGGGAGAACTCCCTGCCGCGCGATCTTTCGGGCGGGCAGCAGCAGCGCGTAGCCATCGCCCGCGCCCTGGTCCACGAGCCGAGGCTGGTGGTCTGCGACGAGCCCACCAGCGCCCTGGACCACACCACCGGCAAGGTGGTGATGGACCTGCTCCGGTCGCTGGCCACCACGGGCGGGCGCTCCCTGGTCATCGTGACCCACGACTCCCGGATTTTCGAATACGCGGACCACATGGCCCACATGGACGACGGCCGTATCGACCGCGTCGAGACCGCCTAGTGTGGCGCCCTCAAAAAAATGAAATTATTATTTTTACCCCTGAAAAACATGTTCATGTTTTTCAGGAACGCGACACTAGCGTCCATGTCGCAACGCATGAGCGCGTCTTAAATAAATAATTATTATAGTGAATTACGCCAGAAATCTGTCTGAACGGATGACGAGGATGCGACACGAGCGAGCGCATCAAGGAGGATGCCCGTGAGGCTCAAGAATACAGTGCTCCCGGTCCTGGCCCTGGCCGGGATTGTCATGGCCGTGGTCATATCGCTCAAGTCGGAGCGGGCCAGGTCCCAGTCCCAGGCCGTGGCCCAGCCGGCCCAGGCCCCGTTCGCCGCCTACATCGGCGGGGCCGGCATCGTGGAAGCCAATTCCAACAACATCGCCCTGGGGACGTCCGTGGGCGGGGTAGTAGCCCACGTGTACGTGGAGGCCGGGGACACGGTGCAGGCGGGCCAGGCGCTCTTCGACATCGACGGACGTGAGGCCCTGTCGGAGCGCGAGGTCAAGCGGGCGAGCCTTCTCAAGGCCAAGGCCGCCCTCGAGGAAGCCAAGGCGTCGCTCAAGGATTATCAGACCCAGTTCGCCATTGTTCGCGACGTGAAGGACCGCCGAGCAGTCAGCGTGGACGAGGTGGAAAAACGCCGTAACGCGGAGGCATTGGCCAAGGCCAAGCTCGAGAGCGCCAAGGCGGCGGTCACGGCGTCCCAGGCCGAGCTTGCCGCGGCCGAGACCACCGTGGACCGGTTGACCGTACGCGCACCCATCGCCTGCGAGGTTCTCCAAGTGAACGTGCGGCCCGGCGAATTCGCGGCCACGGGCAGCCTCTCGACGCCGCTCATGCGCCTGGGCAACCTGGACCGCATGCAGGTGCGCGTGGACGTGGACGAGAACGACGCATGGCGTTTCGTCAGCGGCGCCAGGGGCATGGCCTACATGCGCGGCAATCGTGACATCAAGGCCGAGCTCACTTTCGTGCGGGTGGAGCCCTACGTGGTGCCCAAGTCCTCGCTCACCGGCAGCAGCACCGAGCGGGTGGACACCCGCGTGCTCCAGGTGGTCTACAGCTTCGACCGCAAGCAGCTGCCCGCCTTCGTGGGCCAGCAGTTGGACGTCTTCCTGGAGACCCCGGTGCAGACCTCCACGGCGGCCGCCTCCGACACGGGGAGCGGCTCATGAGACGGCTCCCGGCGATTCTCTTGGGGGTGGTCCTCTGCTTGGGCGGGTGCGTCAGCGTCGGCCCCGACTACAAGCGCCCCCAGCTCGACGCCCCGGGACGCTTCGCTGCCTGCAGGGATGCGGCCCAGGGCGACGCCCAAGCCGCGGCGGGACTCGAACAGGTCCAATGGTGGAAGAGGCTGAACGACCCGGAGCTCGACCGCCTGGTGGAAGAGGCCGTGCGGGGCAACCTGGACGTGGCCCAGGCCAAGGCCCGCGTGCTCCAGGCCCGGGCCGACGTGGGCATCGCGCGCGCAGCCCAACTGCCCGCCCTCAAGGTCGGGGGGACGACCACTTCGAGCTATTCCAACGGCGCGGCCACATCCACGGACCAGTCCCTGGAGAGCATCGCCGTCTCCCCCGGCACAACCTACCAGGCCGGGTTCGACGTCAGCTGGGAGTTGGACCTCTTCGGCGGCCAGCGGCGCAAGACCGAAGCTGCCCGGGCCACCTACGAGGCCAGTGTGGAGGATCTGCGTTCGGTGGTCCTCACGCTGCTCGGCGACGTGGCCCGCAACTACGTGGAGCTCAGGTCCGGCCAGGAGCGCCTGGCCATCGCCAAGGCCACGGCAGCGTCCCAGCAGCAGAACGTGGACGTGACCACGGAACGATTCCGGCTGGGGCTCACCAGCCATCTGGACGTGTCCCAGGCCGTGGCCCAGCACGCCAAGACCAGATCGGACATCCCCGGCCTGGAAGCATCGGTGAAACAGTCCATCCACCGCCTGGGCATCCTGACCGGCAACCCGCCAGAGGCGCTCCTGGCACGCCTCTCCCGGGCCGTCCCGCTTCCGAAGCCCGACGGGGTGTTCGCCACCGGACTTCCCTCCGGCCTGCTCAGCCGCCGCCCCGACCTGCGCAAAGCCGAGCGTCAGCTGGCCGCGGCTTCGGCCAACATCGGCGCGGCCACGGCCGGGCTGTATCCCACGTTCGACCTGACCATGGGGCTCGGAGTGCAGGGCAACGCGCTCACGAAGTTTCTGGGGCTGGCCAACTGGTATTGGAGCGTGATCCCTTCCGTGACCGCGCCGGTTTTCGACGCCGGGAAGGCCCGCGCGGACGTGAGCAGGAAAACCGCCGCCTACGATGAAAGCCTGGCCAAGTACCGCACGGCGTTCCTCACGGCCCTGGAGGATGTGGAGAACGCGCTGACGGCGCTCGCATCGGAGCAGGAAACCAAGCGCATGCTGGCCCTGGCCGTGCGGGCCAACGAGGAAGCCCTGGCCCTGGCGCGGGAACGTTACTCCAAGGGGCTGACCAGCTTTCTGGATGTCCTGTCGTCCGAGAAGTCGCTCTACGAGGCCCAGGACAGCTTGTGCAAGTCGAGCGCCAACGAGCTTACGGACCTTGTAAGTCTGTACAAGGCCCTGGGCGGCGGCTGGAACGCGGCGGAAACGGCCGTTGCATCCCGGTGAAGAACGGAGCCGGGACGCGGGCGCGCCTCCCACACGGGATGACGGAGTGTCCGGAAGACGCCAAATGTCCCCGGAATGTCGGGAATCGTTACATGACTCTTTGGAAAGATGAAATATTGTTCATGAAACCTCTTGATGCAAGAAGCGGCCTTGGCTAAAGTGCTAAAAACCTTTCGAAAGGAGCCTATTGCCATGAAGAAGCTGCTTATTGCTGGTCTCGTTTTCGCCATGTCCCTGTCCGCTGGCGCCGCCTTTGCCGCCGGAAAGGCCAAGGCCCCCAAGAAGGAAGCCCCCAAGAAGATCGAATGCTCCGTGGGCGACAAGAAGGTCATGACCGCCACCACCGGCGAGTGCATGAAGATGGGCGGCCTGGTCATGAACTTCCCCGGACCTGCCAAGGAAGCCCCCAAGGCTGCCAAGGCCAAGAAGGCCACGAAGAAATAACACTTCTTCAGGGCTTTGATTTCGACCGGCAGGGGCGCTCCGGAAGCCCCTGCCGGTTTCTTTTTTCCGGCGTCCAGGCGCATCGCGCAACAGCGGGCAGAGTCCGCCCCCCCCTCCACCGGGATGACCGGACCGGCCATCCTGAAACGCTGCCGAAAGTCCGGATCATTACCCTTCGCCATCATCCAATCCGGTTCCAGCCGTAACCGCACCGCCCTCCGGCCCATCCATACTTAAGAAGCATCACTGCCATGCCCGGAATGGCTTTCGCAGCACCCCGCCGGAGGACGTTCATGATAATGGAACCCGAACTCGTTTTTCTCTTCACCAATGTGATGCCGGTGGTCCTGTGCGCCACGGCCGCCTACATCGCATTCAGCGGGGCCGTCTGCGCCGCATCCTGCGTCGTCCCGGCTTTTGAGGGCATGTTCAGGTCGTCCAAGGCCAAGACGCTGCCGTTTTTCGTGATGGCCGCGTTCTTCGCAACGCTGCGCTTGTAATCCGTCAAACGAGACGGCGGCCCCTGCGGGGTGACCGATATCCCGCAAGGGCCGCCTTCGACCGGGAGAATTTCAGGGGGACCCTCTCCCCCCGGCTGGGACCTGCCCGGCTACCGGACCGCAAGTCCGTGCTTGTCTGCCACCCGCAACTCCATGCTCGTGGCCGAACTGGGGCAGACCGACACGCAGAGCCCGCAACCGTAGCACTTTGAAGGCTCGTAGTGCATGATTTCGTCCTTCATTGTCCTGGCCTCGAAGACGCACCTGGGCTCGCATGCCCCGCAATGCACGCAGGATCCGGTGTCCGTCGCGGCGATGTAATCGGAGTGGGCGAGCATGTCGGGACGCTTGTATTGCCGCAGGAACGCCACCTCGTGGCAGCAACAGGCGCAGCAGCAGCAAAGGGCGAAAACGTGCTGTTCCGGATTGTAGATCGTCATGTGGATCAGGCCGTGGGCGTCGGCAAGCATGAGCTGTTTCTCAGCCTCTTCGAGCGTAACCCGGCGGGCTTGGCCGTCGGCCGTTTTCTTGTCGGCCACGTCGTTTAAATAGAAGCAGACCTCGGTGGGGTTGTCGCAGCGCTCGTAGCGCTTGCGGCACGCGCAATGGGCAAGGGCGAAGGAGCGGGAGTTGCGCAGGATTACCCTGGCCTGCTCAGTGGGAAGAATCCATTGCAGGCCGGACAGGGATTGTTTCACAGGAATGACTTTCGAGGACGTGGGAATCTTGCCTTCCCGCATCCATTCTGAATACGTGTCGATGCGGTTGTCGAGATACTCGTCGCCCGTACGGATGTTCATCGGGGTACTCCTTTTCGCCAACTGGCTGCTTGCAACCGTTGCCCTGGAAGTCACGTGGTTGACTCGGCCCAACCCTCTTCCCGGTATTGCGTGAAATATCTCCTCTTAACCACCCTCTCGATAAAAGGGCGGCCCCAGCAGGGGGACCGATTTCCCGCAAGGGCCGCCATCAACCGGGAGATTTGCCGCCGCGCGTCCGCCCCGAGTCGGGCGAGCGCGCGGCGTTTTTCGTGAGTGTTAGGACAGCAGGTCGTCGATGAGCTCGACGGTGTGCTTCACGGTGATCTTCGCGCCGTCCTTGTCCAGGCCGCCCTTGATCTGCATGACGCAGCCCGGGCAGTCCATGGCCACCATGGGCGCTCCAGTGGCCTTGATGTTGGACAGCTTGCGGGTGAGGATGGGCTTGGAGATCTCCGGGAACTTGAGCGAGTACGATCCGCCCATGCCGCAGCACATGTCGCACTCGAACATCTCGTCGATCTGGTAGCCGGCCTGGGTCAGGAGCTCCCTGGGCTCCTTTTCGGCGTGCAGGGTGCGCTTCAGGTGGCAGGAGTCGTGGTAGGTGATCCTGCCCAGGGACTGGCCTTCCTTGAAGGTGAGCTTGCCTTCGTCCACCAGCTGCTTGACGAAGCTGGAGAAGTCCATGGTCTTGGTGGCCAGGCGGCGGGCCTTGGGCAGCATGTCGCGCTTGCCCAGGCTCTCGTAGACGTCGATGAACTCGTGCTTGAGAGCCCCGGTGCAGGTGGGGCAGGCCGAGATCACGTAGTCCACATCCTCTTCCAAGAGGGCCTTGATGTTGTCCGTGGCGTTCCCGGCGGCCACCTCGTAGGCGCCGTTGTAGCGCGCGGGCGCGCCGCAGCAGGTCTGGCCCTTGGGGAAGGTGACGTTGTAGCCGGCCTTGTTCATGATGCTCACCAGCTTCTCGCCCATGCCGGGATAGGCGAAGTCGATGAGGCAGCCAGCGTAGAAGGCCACCTTTTTGGGCAGCACGGGCTGCTTGATGGTGTCGAACACGTCGCGGAAGGGCTTGTCGGCGATGGCGGGCAGGCTGCGGAAGTCGGCCAGGCCCGAGAGGAACAGGGGCAGGTGGCGGATGAAGCCTTCCTTGGCCCCGACCAGGCCCTGGGTCTTGGAGGCCGTGCGCAGCATGGCGTGGAACAGCGGGCGGTTGTTGACCACGGAGAAGATGGCCTTCTGGACCACGCCCTGTCCCTGCTCCTTGACCAGCCTGCGGCGGATTTCAAGGATGAGCGCGGGGATGTCGATCTTGCCGGGGCAGACCTGCTTGCAGTTGCCGCACTGGATGCACAGGCCCTGGATGTCCTCGCTCTTCTTGAGCTCGTCGAACCAGGCGGTGAGGATGGTGCCGATGCCGCCGGTGTAGACCTTGCCGAACACGTGGCCGCCCACCAGGCGGTAGACCGGGCAGACGTTCAGGCAGGAAGCGCAGCGGATGCACTGCAGGGCCTGCTTGAAGATGGGGTCCGCGGCCATCTCGGAGCGTTTGTTGTCCATGAGGATGATGTGCATGTCCTTCATGGAGCCGTCGTCGTTGGGGGTGGGGCCGGTGATGAGGCTCACGTAGCTGGTGAGCTGCTGGCTGGTCGCGCTCTTGGGCAGGGCCACCAGGATCGGGGCGGCGTCGGCCCAGGTGGGGACGAGCTTCTCCAGGCCCACGATGGCCACGTGGATCTTGGGCAGGCTGGTGGTCAGGCGGGCGTTGCCCTCGTTGGTGACCAGAGCGATGGTTCCGGTTTCGGCGATGGCCATGTTGCCGCCGGAGATGCCCATGTCGGCCTGGAGGAACTTCTCGCGCAGCTCCTTGCGAGCCACTTCCACCAGCTTGGGAATGTCGTTGGTCAGGCGCTCGTTGATTTCCTTGCTGAAGAGGTCGGCCACCTCGTCGCGGGTCATGTGGATGGCGGGCATGACCATGTGCGAGGGGGTCTGCCCGGCCAGCTGAATGATCCACTCGCCCAGGTCCGTCTCGTTCACCTGGATGCCCTGTTTGACCAGGTGGTCGTTCAGGTGGATTTCCTCGGAGGCCATGGACTTGGACTTCACGATTCGTTTGACGCCCTTCTCGCGGCAGAGGTTGGCGATGTAGTCCTTGACTTCCTTGGGCGAGTTGGCCCGGAAAACCTTGGCGCCGCGCGCGGTGGCGGCCTTGGTGAACTGCTCGGCAAGCTCGTTCTGGTGCTCGGCGGCGTAGCCCTTGATGGCGGCGATGCGCTCGCGCAGCTGCTCGAAGTCGATGCCTTCGTAGGCCTTCACGCGGGCGGTGGCGTAGGCTTCGGAGAAGCGGCCCAGGGCGCCGGACAGGTTTGAGTTGTGCAGCGCCTTATCTACGGATTGTTTGAATTCGGTGTTGGCCATTAGTTGTTCCCTCCCAGATCGTCGACGCAGACGACGATGAGGCGTTTGGGTCCGTGGACGCCAATGGTGAGCACGCGCTCGATGTCGGCGGTGCGGCTGGGGCCGGAGATGATGGCCAGGTAGGCGCAATCCTTGGGATGGACGGTCTCGAGGAGCGCCGGCAGGTCGGGCAGAATCTGGCCGGTGCCGATGATGGCCACGTGGATGATGGGCAGCATGGAGGCCAGGCGTTCCTTGGGGTCGGAAGAATTCTGGCAGACGCTGCCGGTGTTGGCCAGCCCCCAGTGCATCTGGGTGACGCCGATCTTGGCCTGCTCGGAGCGGTCGCGGGTGACGTCGAACGCAAGGCCGGGGAATTCCTTGGCCAGGGCGTCCTTGTCCTCGCCCACGAGGAAGGGGCAGTCAGTCCAGACGGCGTAGGACTGCGGGGCGTCGGCGATCGCTTCCTTGCGGAAAGTTTCCTTGATGAACTCCATGGCCTCGCCCTTGGCGGCGAAGCGGTGCACCTCGGCGCTCACGGCCTCGGCCCTGGCTTTGAACAGGTCAAACATATCAGTCCTCCGGATGTGAAGGGCGCCCGGCCTGGCCGCCCGTTTCGGCAATGGCGCGCACGCGGCGCAGCCTGTATTGAGGCGTTGTGTACGGCTTGTTTTCAAAGATATGAAAAATAATTTTCAATACCCCGTTCCGAGGTCTGAATGGCGGTTTTTGAGGGCTGAAAGGCAGAGCGAATGGCCTGCCGGGAGGGAAGACAGCTAAACTTAATTATTTTAGACAATTAATGAATCGCGCAAGGCCGTTTGGCGCGATTTTCAGGGCCAAGGGAGCGTTTCCGGACCTGAATGGAGAGAATGACTGAGGCAGAAGGCATGCCGGTCGCCCGGCGAATCGACTGCTGGATCACCGGATCGCCCCTTGGCCTGCCCTCGCCAGGGATGAAGGGCCGGAAAAGCTTGTCCTACAGTTCGAAATGAACCTTGAGGTCCTTGGCGTTGTAGCGGCTGACCAGGATCTCGGTGCGCTCGCGGTCGCTCATGATGAGCTTGTAGCTGCCCCCGCTCCAGGGCAGGATTTCGGCCACGTGGTTCAGGTTCACCAAGTGGCTGCGGTGGGCGCGGAAGAAGCCGTGGGGCACGAGCCGGGCCTCCAGTTCGGAGATGGTGGCCTTGACCGTGTAGCGCCCGTGGACCGCGTGCACGGTGATTTTCCCCTCCTCGCTGGTGACGAAGAAGATGTGCTTGGGCAGGGTGGGCACGATGCGCTCGCCGTCGTACAGGGGGATGCGCCGCTCGGGCTGCCCGGGGGCCGGAGCCTGGGGAGCGGCGGCGGCGTCCAGGCGCAGGAAACGCCGGGCCTTGTCCACGGCCTTGCGCAGCCGCTCCAGGGTGAAGGGCTTGAGGATGTAGTCCAGGGCGTCGAGCTCGAACGCCTTGACCGCGTGCTCCTCGTAGGCGGTGACGAAGACCAGCAGCGGCTTCTTGGGCAGGTCGCCGAAGAGATAGGACAGCTCAAGCCCCGAGAGCCCCGGCATCTGGATGTCCAGGAAGATCAGGTCCGGCTCCAGCTCCCGGATGTCCGGCAGGGCGGCGCGGCCGCTGGGGGACTCCCCCACCACCTCCACGTTCTCGATGCGTCCGAGCAGGTGCTTGAGTTCGCGGCGCACCGGGCCTTCGTCGTCGATGATGAAAACGGTCAGGTTCATGCGCGGGGAATGGAAAAGGATATGGAGGTTCCCTGCCCGGGGCTGCTTTCGATGCGCAGGCCGTGCTGGGCACCGTGGATGGCCACAAGCCGGGCGTTGACGTTGCGCAGGGCCAGTCCGGTGCCCTGGGGCGGGGGCGACGCGCCGGTCTCGTCCAGGAGCGAGGCGGCCACGGAGGGTTCCATGCCCACGCCGTTGTCGCGCACGAAGATGCGCACCGCCCCGTTTTCAGGGTGCGCTCCGATGACGATCTCGCCGCCCTCCTCCTTGGGCATGATGCCGTGGCGCAGGGCGTTCTCCACCAGTGGCTGCAGGATCAGCGGCGGCACCGGGCATTCCAGGGCGGCCGGGTCGATGTCGTAGGCCACCCGGAGCCGCTCCTCGAAGCGGGCCCGCTCGATGGAGAGGTAGTCCTCGCAGTGCTCAAGCTCCTTGGACAATGGGACGCTCGCCCCGCCGGGCTTGA
Coding sequences:
- a CDS encoding ABC transporter ATP-binding protein, with amino-acid sequence MHDASISVCCRGVTKSFGSGETRTQALRGVDLDVRAGELFMLVGPSGCGKTTLISVMAGILDQDEGACALLGQDMSLLSPRERTVFRGRNIGFVFQAFNLVPTLTAVENACLPLLINGVPRTKALDVAAARLEEVGLSGRENSLPRDLSGGQQQRVAIARALVHEPRLVVCDEPTSALDHTTGKVVMDLLRSLATTGGRSLVIVTHDSRIFEYADHMAHMDDGRIDRVETA
- a CDS encoding efflux RND transporter periplasmic adaptor subunit, encoding MRLKNTVLPVLALAGIVMAVVISLKSERARSQSQAVAQPAQAPFAAYIGGAGIVEANSNNIALGTSVGGVVAHVYVEAGDTVQAGQALFDIDGREALSEREVKRASLLKAKAALEEAKASLKDYQTQFAIVRDVKDRRAVSVDEVEKRRNAEALAKAKLESAKAAVTASQAELAAAETTVDRLTVRAPIACEVLQVNVRPGEFAATGSLSTPLMRLGNLDRMQVRVDVDENDAWRFVSGARGMAYMRGNRDIKAELTFVRVEPYVVPKSSLTGSSTERVDTRVLQVVYSFDRKQLPAFVGQQLDVFLETPVQTSTAAASDTGSGS
- a CDS encoding efflux transporter outer membrane subunit, translating into MRRLPAILLGVVLCLGGCVSVGPDYKRPQLDAPGRFAACRDAAQGDAQAAAGLEQVQWWKRLNDPELDRLVEEAVRGNLDVAQAKARVLQARADVGIARAAQLPALKVGGTTTSSYSNGAATSTDQSLESIAVSPGTTYQAGFDVSWELDLFGGQRRKTEAARATYEASVEDLRSVVLTLLGDVARNYVELRSGQERLAIAKATAASQQQNVDVTTERFRLGLTSHLDVSQAVAQHAKTRSDIPGLEASVKQSIHRLGILTGNPPEALLARLSRAVPLPKPDGVFATGLPSGLLSRRPDLRKAERQLAAASANIGAATAGLYPTFDLTMGLGVQGNALTKFLGLANWYWSVIPSVTAPVFDAGKARADVSRKTAAYDESLAKYRTAFLTALEDVENALTALASEQETKRMLALAVRANEEALALARERYSKGLTSFLDVLSSEKSLYEAQDSLCKSSANELTDLVSLYKALGGGWNAAETAVASR
- a CDS encoding 4Fe-4S dicluster domain-containing protein, whose amino-acid sequence is MNIRTGDEYLDNRIDTYSEWMREGKIPTSSKVIPVKQSLSGLQWILPTEQARVILRNSRSFALAHCACRKRYERCDNPTEVCFYLNDVADKKTADGQARRVTLEEAEKQLMLADAHGLIHMTIYNPEQHVFALCCCCACCCHEVAFLRQYKRPDMLAHSDYIAATDTGSCVHCGACEPRCVFEARTMKDEIMHYEPSKCYGCGLCVSVCPSSATSMELRVADKHGLAVR
- the ldhH gene encoding L-lactate dehydrogenase (quinone) large subunit LdhH, encoding MANTEFKQSVDKALHNSNLSGALGRFSEAYATARVKAYEGIDFEQLRERIAAIKGYAAEHQNELAEQFTKAATARGAKVFRANSPKEVKDYIANLCREKGVKRIVKSKSMASEEIHLNDHLVKQGIQVNETDLGEWIIQLAGQTPSHMVMPAIHMTRDEVADLFSKEINERLTNDIPKLVEVARKELREKFLQADMGISGGNMAIAETGTIALVTNEGNARLTTSLPKIHVAIVGLEKLVPTWADAAPILVALPKSATSQQLTSYVSLITGPTPNDDGSMKDMHIILMDNKRSEMAADPIFKQALQCIRCASCLNVCPVYRLVGGHVFGKVYTGGIGTILTAWFDELKKSEDIQGLCIQCGNCKQVCPGKIDIPALILEIRRRLVKEQGQGVVQKAIFSVVNNRPLFHAMLRTASKTQGLVGAKEGFIRHLPLFLSGLADFRSLPAIADKPFRDVFDTIKQPVLPKKVAFYAGCLIDFAYPGMGEKLVSIMNKAGYNVTFPKGQTCCGAPARYNGAYEVAAGNATDNIKALLEEDVDYVISACPTCTGALKHEFIDVYESLGKRDMLPKARRLATKTMDFSSFVKQLVDEGKLTFKEGQSLGRITYHDSCHLKRTLHAEKEPRELLTQAGYQIDEMFECDMCCGMGGSYSLKFPEISKPILTRKLSNIKATGAPMVAMDCPGCVMQIKGGLDKDGAKITVKHTVELIDDLLS
- a CDS encoding LutC/YkgG family protein, which produces MFDLFKARAEAVSAEVHRFAAKGEAMEFIKETFRKEAIADAPQSYAVWTDCPFLVGEDKDALAKEFPGLAFDVTRDRSEQAKIGVTQMHWGLANTGSVCQNSSDPKERLASMLPIIHVAIIGTGQILPDLPALLETVHPKDCAYLAIISGPSRTADIERVLTIGVHGPKRLIVVCVDDLGGNN
- a CDS encoding LytR/AlgR family response regulator transcription factor, coding for MNLTVFIIDDEGPVRRELKHLLGRIENVEVVGESPSGRAALPDIRELEPDLIFLDIQMPGLSGLELSYLFGDLPKKPLLVFVTAYEEHAVKAFELDALDYILKPFTLERLRKAVDKARRFLRLDAAAAPQAPAPGQPERRIPLYDGERIVPTLPKHIFFVTSEEGKITVHAVHGRYTVKATISELEARLVPHGFFRAHRSHLVNLNHVAEILPWSGGSYKLIMSDRERTEILVSRYNAKDLKVHFEL